A window from Malania oleifera isolate guangnan ecotype guangnan chromosome 7, ASM2987363v1, whole genome shotgun sequence encodes these proteins:
- the LOC131159741 gene encoding putative E3 ubiquitin-protein ligase LIN isoform X3 codes for MASLKELLAREGFESGRFPLSTRKLAKPRGRIIPDETIPSPIYICHDCTQLDSAKHETEKAFLRGGSSLFSSKMVSSDSERSSSKPFLTDKPAVDGEVATRAVVSILSGYIGRYLKEETFRETLREKCSSCLRKEKKDLNGGILADMEMGIQSIEILLENRGWGMESMETSLQNSIWRLNNVASLNSKYSKKCPSGGIPRNHLSACAHLYLAIAYKLERNDIVSAAHLLQVFCESPFLVRTHLLSDLWEHLFLPHLLHLKIWYGEELEFISNSRYGVKEKTKALTKLYNDQMDMGTAQFACYYQEWLKVGDADAPAFPSVPLPSRPSCRTSRRRSSDSFSSHSSRNNSIHTLQRQSVDLDEGNGGSINARRLKEEQKMYIRDGKRVHRRSSNETGRNAIAELLRETRKSDYFWFFPCQSVPTRGCSMHGNHIDSNNKEENVHLPLSDLSRAVATICYSDIITDCEVAVRVIIKTWLDLRGDSTIETALLKEPLIEGMLEVLSASENDEILELIISILAEFVGRNEMFRLTILNSDPQLEIFIKLLRNSNLFLKAAVLLHLIKPKAKQMISIEWVPLVLRVLEFGDQLQTLFSICCNPQVAAYYFLDQLVTGFNEDRNFENARHIVSLGGLNLLVRRVEKGDFSERNYAAQIISSCIRADGRCRQYLVKNLNLASILELLFRRQTNSSACICFVLIELLCLDSRRTQIATFLNGLKHAVGGLNTMHILLAHLLRAPPEEQPLVAAILLQLDLLGDPLKSSVYREEALEAIIAGLYCLTCNIKVQEQSARALLILGGRFSYTGETLMEKWILQEAGFDERSEDSFHRNDILANEFVRTTEDAAATENWQKTAATALLSSRGNERFFTALADSMANGIPCLARASLVTISWMSSFLHSIEDDNFQSMACSILMPKLLRYLSHDKSLEERVMTSFSLLNLMKTSGCVSMLSLLNRGLVEPLRSLCQVTWTANELISIITGSSQSSEPSEFQNMESLNQSASVIIC; via the exons ATGGCATCGCTGAAAGAATTGCTTGCCCGCGAAGGATTCGAGAGTGGAAGGTTTCCGCTGAGTACTCGGAAACTAGCGAAGCCTAGAGGCAGAATCATACCCGACGAGACAATACCCTCGCCCATCTACATCTGCCATGATTGCACACAACTCGATTCCGCGAAGCACGAGACTGAGAAGGCTTTTTTGCGGGGTGGGTCTTCGTTATTTTCATCCAAGATGGTAAGTTCGGATTCCGAGAGATCGAGTTCTAAGCCTTTCCTGACAGATAAGCCTGCTGTGGATGGTGAAGTAGCCACTAGAGCAGTGGTTTCTATTCTCAGCGGCTACATAGGACGGTACTTGAAAGAGGAGACTTTCCGGGAAACTTTAAGAGAGAAGTGTAGTTCCTGCTTGCGGAAGGAAAAGAAGGATTTGAATGGTGGAATTCTAGCAGACATGGAAATGGGCATACAGAGTATTGAGATATTGTTAGAGAATCGAGGCTGGGGAATGGAATCGATGGAAACCTCGCTACAGAATTCCATTTGGCGTTTGAACAATGTTGCATCTTTGAATTCCAAGTACTCGAAGAAATGTCCAAGCGGCGGCATTCCCAGAAATCATCTCTCGGCCTGTGCGCATCTCTACTTAGCAATTGCTTACAAGCTTGAGAGAAATGACATTGTCTCCGCCGCGCACCTTCTCCAAGTTTTCTGCGAGTCACCATTTCTCGTTCGAACGCATTTACTTTCGGATCTTTGGGAACATCTCTTTCTTCCCCACCTTCTCCATCTCAAGATTTGGTACGGTGAAGAACTTGAGTTCATCTCAAACTCCAGATATGGCGTGAAAGAGAAGACTAAAGCTCTGACCAAACTCTATAATGACCAAATGGATATGGGTACTGCTCAGTTTGCATGTTACTATCAGGAGTGGCTAAAAGTTGGTGACGCCGATGCGCCTGCTTTCCCTTCTGTGCCTTTGCCTTCCAGACCCAGTTGTCGAACTTCAAGAAGGAGATCCTCGGATTCTTTTAGTTCTCATTCTTCCAGGAATAACAGCAT TCACACACTTCAGCGACAATCTGTAGACCTTGACGAAGGAAATGGAGGTTCTATCAATGCAAGGAGATTGAAAGAAGAACAAAAAATGTATATTCGT GATGGAAAGAGGGTTCATCGAAGATCATCAAACGAAACTGGCAGAAATGCAATTGCTGAACTGTTGCGTGAGACGCGGAAATCAGACTATTTTTGGTTTTTTCCCTGCCAGAGTGTACCAACAAGGGGATGTTCAATGCATGGGAATCATATCGACAGTAATAATAAGGAAGAAAATGTCCATCTTCCTCTAAGTGATCTAAGCAGAGCCGTTGCCACTATTTGCTACTCAGATATCATAACTGACTGCGAAGTAGCTGTCCGTGTAATTATCAAAACTTGGTTGGATTTGCGTGGGGATTCGACCATTGAAACCGCTTTATTGAAGGAACCCTTGATTGAGGGAATGCTTGAGGTTCTTTCTGCTTCTGAGAACGATGAAATTCTTGAATTAATAATCTCAATTCTGGCAGAATTTGTGGGGAGGAATGAGATGTTTAGGCTGACAATACTAAATTCAGACCCACAGCTAGAGATCTTCATTAAACTTCTAAGAAACAGTAATTTGTTTTTAAAAGCAGCTGTTCTTCTGCACCTAATAAAGCCAAAGGCAAAACAGATGATATCGATTGAGTGGGTTCCCTTAGTCCTTCGAGTGTTAGAATTCGGTGACCAGTTGCAGACCCTATTCTCCATTTGTTGCAATCCTCAAGTGGCAGCATATTACTTTCTAGACCAGCTTGTTACTGGTTTCAATGAAGATAGAAACTTTGAGAATGCAAGGCATATAGTTTCACTTGGTGGTTTGAACTTGTTAGTAAGAAGGGTTGAGAAAGGAGATTTCTCAGAGAGGAACTATGCTGCTCAAATAATTTCTTCCTGCATCCGTGCTGATGGAAGGTGTCGCCAATACTTggtcaaaaatttgaatttggctTCTATTCTTGAACTCCTTTTCAGAAGGCAGACGAATTCAAGTGCCTGCATTTGTTTTGTGCTAATTGAATTGCTCTGCCTTGATAG CAGGAGAACTCAAATTGCAACATTCTTAAATGGACTTAAACATGCAGTGGGTGGCTTGAACACCATGCACATCTTATTAGCCCATCTCCTGAGGGCCCCCCCTGAAGAACAGCCATTGGTTGCAGCCATATTATTGCAGCTTGATCTTCTG GGAGATCCTCTGAAGTCAAGTGTCTACAGAGAAGAAGCACTTGAGGCAATCATTGCAGGATTGTATTGTCTAACTTGTAACATAAAAGTGCAAGAACAGTCAGCCAGAGCTCTCTTAATTCTTGGGGGACGTTTCTCTTATACTGGAGAGACATTGATGGAAAAGTGGATTTTACAAGAAGCAGGTTTTGATGAGAGATCAGAGGATTCTTTTCATAGGAATGATATACTTGCCAACGAATTTGTACGCACT ACAGAAGACGCAGCAGCAACGGAAAATTGGCAAAAAACAGCAGCAACTGCCCTGCTTAGCAGCAGGGGTAATGAGAGATTTTTTACTGCTCTTGCAGATTCCATGGCCAATGGCATCCCGTGTTTAGCACGGGCAAGCCTCGTCACTATTTCATGGATGAGCAGCTTTCTTCATTCAATTGAGGATGATAATTTTCAGTCCATGGCATGCTCAATTCTCATGCCAAAGTTGCTACGGTACTTAAGTCACGACAAAAGTCTTGAAGAAAGAGTGATGACTTCATTTTCTTTGCTGAATCTCATGAAGACTTCAG GGTGTGTTTCTATGTTGTCGCTATTAAACAGAGGGCTGGTTGAGCCTCTTCGGAGTCTCTGCCAAGTGACCTGGACAGCTAATGAGCTCATTTCCATCATCACCGGCAGCTCCCAATCATCAGAGCCTTCAGAGTTCCAAAACATGGAATCATTAAATCAAAGCGCAAGTGTTATAATCTGTTAA
- the LOC131159741 gene encoding putative E3 ubiquitin-protein ligase LIN isoform X5, which produces MASLKELLAREGFESGRFPLSTRKLAKPRGRIIPDETIPSPIYICHDCTQLDSAKHETEKAFLRGGSSLFSSKMVSSDSERSSSKPFLTDKPAVDGEVATRAVVSILSGYIGRYLKEETFRETLREKCSSCLRKEKKDLNGGILADMEMGIQSIEILLENRGWGMESMETSLQNSIWRLNNVASLNSKYSKKCPSGGIPRNHLSACAHLYLAIAYKLERNDIVSAAHLLQVFCESPFLVRTHLLSDLWEHLFLPHLLHLKIWYGEELEFISNSRYGVKEKTKALTKLYNDQMDMGTAQFACYYQEWLKVGDADAPAFPSVPLPSRPSCRTSRRRSSDSFSSHSSRNNSIYRSVFSHTLQRQSVDLDEGNGGSINARRLKEEQKMYIRDGKRVHRRSSNETGRNAIAELLRETRKSDYFWFFPCQSVPTRGCSMHGNHIDSNNKEENVHLPLSDLSRAVATICYSDIITDCEVAVRVIIKTWLDLRGDSTIETALLKEPLIEGMLEVLSASENDEILELIISILAEFVGRNEMFRLTILNSDPQLEIFIKLLRNSNLFLKAAVLLHLIKPKAKQMISIEWVPLVLRVLEFGDQLQTLFSICCNPQVAAYYFLDQLVTGFNEDRNFENARHIVSLGGLNLLVRRVEKGDFSERNYAAQIISSCIRADGRCRQYLVKNLNLASILELLFRRQTNSSACICFVLIELLCLDRRTQIATFLNGLKHAVGGLNTMHILLAHLLRAPPEEQPLVAAILLQLDLLGDPLKSSVYREEALEAIIAGLYCLTCNIKVQEQSARALLILGGRFSYTGETLMEKWILQEAGFDERSEDSFHRNDILANEFVRTTEDAAATENWQKTAATALLSSRGNERFFTALADSMANGIPCLARASLVTISWMSSFLHSIEDDNFQSMACSILMPKLLRYLSHDKSLEERVMTSFSLLNLMKTSVFIFCCQIVYRVCFYVVAIKQRAG; this is translated from the exons ATGGCATCGCTGAAAGAATTGCTTGCCCGCGAAGGATTCGAGAGTGGAAGGTTTCCGCTGAGTACTCGGAAACTAGCGAAGCCTAGAGGCAGAATCATACCCGACGAGACAATACCCTCGCCCATCTACATCTGCCATGATTGCACACAACTCGATTCCGCGAAGCACGAGACTGAGAAGGCTTTTTTGCGGGGTGGGTCTTCGTTATTTTCATCCAAGATGGTAAGTTCGGATTCCGAGAGATCGAGTTCTAAGCCTTTCCTGACAGATAAGCCTGCTGTGGATGGTGAAGTAGCCACTAGAGCAGTGGTTTCTATTCTCAGCGGCTACATAGGACGGTACTTGAAAGAGGAGACTTTCCGGGAAACTTTAAGAGAGAAGTGTAGTTCCTGCTTGCGGAAGGAAAAGAAGGATTTGAATGGTGGAATTCTAGCAGACATGGAAATGGGCATACAGAGTATTGAGATATTGTTAGAGAATCGAGGCTGGGGAATGGAATCGATGGAAACCTCGCTACAGAATTCCATTTGGCGTTTGAACAATGTTGCATCTTTGAATTCCAAGTACTCGAAGAAATGTCCAAGCGGCGGCATTCCCAGAAATCATCTCTCGGCCTGTGCGCATCTCTACTTAGCAATTGCTTACAAGCTTGAGAGAAATGACATTGTCTCCGCCGCGCACCTTCTCCAAGTTTTCTGCGAGTCACCATTTCTCGTTCGAACGCATTTACTTTCGGATCTTTGGGAACATCTCTTTCTTCCCCACCTTCTCCATCTCAAGATTTGGTACGGTGAAGAACTTGAGTTCATCTCAAACTCCAGATATGGCGTGAAAGAGAAGACTAAAGCTCTGACCAAACTCTATAATGACCAAATGGATATGGGTACTGCTCAGTTTGCATGTTACTATCAGGAGTGGCTAAAAGTTGGTGACGCCGATGCGCCTGCTTTCCCTTCTGTGCCTTTGCCTTCCAGACCCAGTTGTCGAACTTCAAGAAGGAGATCCTCGGATTCTTTTAGTTCTCATTCTTCCAGGAATAACAGCAT ATATCGATCTGTTTTTAGTCACACACTTCAGCGACAATCTGTAGACCTTGACGAAGGAAATGGAGGTTCTATCAATGCAAGGAGATTGAAAGAAGAACAAAAAATGTATATTCGT GATGGAAAGAGGGTTCATCGAAGATCATCAAACGAAACTGGCAGAAATGCAATTGCTGAACTGTTGCGTGAGACGCGGAAATCAGACTATTTTTGGTTTTTTCCCTGCCAGAGTGTACCAACAAGGGGATGTTCAATGCATGGGAATCATATCGACAGTAATAATAAGGAAGAAAATGTCCATCTTCCTCTAAGTGATCTAAGCAGAGCCGTTGCCACTATTTGCTACTCAGATATCATAACTGACTGCGAAGTAGCTGTCCGTGTAATTATCAAAACTTGGTTGGATTTGCGTGGGGATTCGACCATTGAAACCGCTTTATTGAAGGAACCCTTGATTGAGGGAATGCTTGAGGTTCTTTCTGCTTCTGAGAACGATGAAATTCTTGAATTAATAATCTCAATTCTGGCAGAATTTGTGGGGAGGAATGAGATGTTTAGGCTGACAATACTAAATTCAGACCCACAGCTAGAGATCTTCATTAAACTTCTAAGAAACAGTAATTTGTTTTTAAAAGCAGCTGTTCTTCTGCACCTAATAAAGCCAAAGGCAAAACAGATGATATCGATTGAGTGGGTTCCCTTAGTCCTTCGAGTGTTAGAATTCGGTGACCAGTTGCAGACCCTATTCTCCATTTGTTGCAATCCTCAAGTGGCAGCATATTACTTTCTAGACCAGCTTGTTACTGGTTTCAATGAAGATAGAAACTTTGAGAATGCAAGGCATATAGTTTCACTTGGTGGTTTGAACTTGTTAGTAAGAAGGGTTGAGAAAGGAGATTTCTCAGAGAGGAACTATGCTGCTCAAATAATTTCTTCCTGCATCCGTGCTGATGGAAGGTGTCGCCAATACTTggtcaaaaatttgaatttggctTCTATTCTTGAACTCCTTTTCAGAAGGCAGACGAATTCAAGTGCCTGCATTTGTTTTGTGCTAATTGAATTGCTCTGCCTTGATAG GAGAACTCAAATTGCAACATTCTTAAATGGACTTAAACATGCAGTGGGTGGCTTGAACACCATGCACATCTTATTAGCCCATCTCCTGAGGGCCCCCCCTGAAGAACAGCCATTGGTTGCAGCCATATTATTGCAGCTTGATCTTCTG GGAGATCCTCTGAAGTCAAGTGTCTACAGAGAAGAAGCACTTGAGGCAATCATTGCAGGATTGTATTGTCTAACTTGTAACATAAAAGTGCAAGAACAGTCAGCCAGAGCTCTCTTAATTCTTGGGGGACGTTTCTCTTATACTGGAGAGACATTGATGGAAAAGTGGATTTTACAAGAAGCAGGTTTTGATGAGAGATCAGAGGATTCTTTTCATAGGAATGATATACTTGCCAACGAATTTGTACGCACT ACAGAAGACGCAGCAGCAACGGAAAATTGGCAAAAAACAGCAGCAACTGCCCTGCTTAGCAGCAGGGGTAATGAGAGATTTTTTACTGCTCTTGCAGATTCCATGGCCAATGGCATCCCGTGTTTAGCACGGGCAAGCCTCGTCACTATTTCATGGATGAGCAGCTTTCTTCATTCAATTGAGGATGATAATTTTCAGTCCATGGCATGCTCAATTCTCATGCCAAAGTTGCTACGGTACTTAAGTCACGACAAAAGTCTTGAAGAAAGAGTGATGACTTCATTTTCTTTGCTGAATCTCATGAAGACTTCAG tttttattttttgttgtcaAATTGTTTACAGGGTGTGTTTCTATGTTGTCGCTATTAAACAGAGGGCTGGTTGA